Part of the Henckelia pumila isolate YLH828 chromosome 2, ASM3356847v2, whole genome shotgun sequence genome is shown below.
AAAGCTCTTGAATCCCTTCCGTTGTTTAGTCGATCCTATCGCAGCAATCGGAACACACGATCAACACGCGTTGCCTTCTTTGCAGTTGAGTACGCCTGCCCTTGCTGTCATTGAGCTCACGAGGGACGACGGTCTCGCGCTCAAGCTTGATGCTTTGGCGAAATTAGACGAGGCTCCAGCACCAGACAGCGTGAAGAATGCGCCGTTCAGCATCAAGTCGCCTTCTGATCTCCAGTTCCAATTCTTCCATTGGCTTTGCGGAGCGGTCTCATGTTTGGTCACCTTGAAAAGGGATAACTTCACTTATTAGACACACTCAATAGTTAAATCATGGTTTGATCATTGATTATGTTACTATTTTTTTAGTAAATAATTAGATTCTTTTATGATAAACAGTTAACAAGCATCATAATATATCAGTATATATCTCACCTCCTTATGGACCCTATCATCAGGAGCAAGAAATCTATTCCCTTGGCTGTTGATAGTAGGAGCCGCACTGCCACCAATAGCATACATTCGCCAATGTGTGTAGTCGTTGTTCACGACGTGAAAATAGCCATGCCTACATCTGCAAAATATGTTAAGAACAGTGTCTTTTCAGCCATCTTTCGGGTTTCATGTACTACGTCGTCAATGTATACAATTTACATCTACAAACCAATGTCAGGGTTGAAATTTGTAACATGTTACATAGCTACATGAGCCTCGAACATGTGAGGGCGTGCGGATCAAAGAATTTGAACGATAATGCCTGCATTTATGTACGTACCTTGGCATCCTCTGGATGAGCCCTTCCCCAAAATGGTTGAAGGCAATGGTGACTTGCATAGCTTTATCACGTGTGTAGCTATCGCTATGCCCCAAGAGCATGACCTTATCATGATGTGTCATGTAATTATTCGAAATGGTGATGGCCGTCGAGCCACGTATGGCGTCGATGAGGCCATCTTGGCAATTGGACAAGGAGCAATGATCGATCCAGATATTGCTGGAACTGAATATAGACACCCCATCGCCGTCTGATAAGCCTCTCCATCCAAAATGTTTAGTAGAATCTCTCACATAAGCATTCCCCCCTTGCTTGCAGTCATGTATGTTGATGCCATGTATGATGATATTTGTGACATATTGAAGGGTTATGCAAGGCCCATTAGCTATGTGCACACTCACACCTCTGCCATCAATGGTTTTGAAGGAGGTTATCATGAGTTCTTGCTTGAGTGTGATAACCATGTCGCGCGAAAAAATGATCCACAAAGGCTCGGTTTGGATGACGCCGTATCTCAGAGTCCCCGGTTTCGGATTCACTGCATCATCCCCAGGATCTGTCACTACATAGATATTGCCATCTCTTCCACCAATGGCCCCTCTTCCGAACCCAATCGAGCAATCTGCCAACTGCTTCCTATTGTT
Proteins encoded:
- the LOC140879436 gene encoding probable pectate lyase 5, whose protein sequence is MEIPLFPLILSLLLLPLLTLSSPFPNPELVVQEFNEKVNASRRNLGFLSCGASNPIDECWSCDPNWKNNRKQLADCSIGFGRGAIGGRDGNIYVVTDPGDDAVNPKPGTLRYGVIQTEPLWIIFSRDMVITLKQELMITSFKTIDGRGVSVHIANGPCITLQYVTNIIIHGINIHDCKQGGNAYVRDSTKHFGWRGLSDGDGVSIFSSSNIWIDHCSLSNCQDGLIDAIRGSTAITISNNYMTHHDKVMLLGHSDSYTRDKAMQVTIAFNHFGEGLIQRMPRCRHGYFHVVNNDYTHWRMYAIGGSAAPTINSQGNRFLAPDDRVHKEVTKHETAPQSQWKNWNWRSEGDLMLNGAFFTLSGAGASSNFAKASSLSARPSSLVSSMTARAGVLNCKEGNAC